The Elaeis guineensis isolate ETL-2024a chromosome 5, EG11, whole genome shotgun sequence DNA segment ggcttgtcagggaatgatggtaccgcgcggaatccgccacaggaagtggagcagggtcgtggcctgtcaggaggcgtggatctgtcgattggagctcggtaacggccggagcccgatttctgttgaggtccgggtgaggccctcctggcggtaggggtcgtgaacggagcccggctcccgtaggagtccgggcggagctgcactgcaaacaaagttaagggtggactccggctctgataggaatccggattgagcttaccagcagttgatactgagagcggagcccggctcccgtgggagtccgggcggagctgcgctgatgtcgacagtggagcccggctcccgtaggagtccgggcggagctgcacttgctgacggcggtggagcccggctcccgtaggagtccgggcggagctgcacttgctgatggcggtggagcccagctcccgtaggagtccgggcggagctgcacttgctgacggcggtggagcccggctcccgtaggagtccgggcggagctgtacttgcttatggcggtggagcccggctcccgtaggagtccgggcggagctgcacttgctgacgacggtggagcccggctcccgtaggaatccgggcggagctgcacttgctgatggcggtggagcccggctcccgtaggagtccgggcggagctgcacttgctgacggcggtggagcccggctcccgtaggagtccgggcggagctgcacttgctgatggcggtggagcccggctcccgtaggagtccgggcagagctgcacttgctgtcggcggttccgccgtgggttccggctgtgggtattttatacccaacaccagtccccctacatccgagttttgaatttcaaacgaaggaagtacacagaagtgcaGCCGGAAcagtcccttcgaatcccgtgcCCCGTcgcttccagatattttggcattaaatgagcgcgtgccggagtcttttcggattggggcggtacgagggcaCGCTTCAAAGATCCCGCAGGTACGCTGAcataggtacggcgcaattatgatcctgtcaatccgccagccgccttcagccgtctgccacggggagtgggacacgcgtcggatgcggactggcctggggggattcgagatcattatggcgccggatcccagggtctatttaaacccgtcctccccccttcaggcgccccactccgtttctgatttcttgctggcgtctgtcatctccccgagagtctgctctagcgaacgccctctcgagccgtaggcgccttccgcttctcgctccccaggcccccagagcaagataggttagtgcccacctttttcctcttaccgcctagggtcctctcctcctttcacttcttttgtgccttctcctgagttgacctccagcgtctccctcccttctcgtcttgcttttctagggtcctttaggttctcccccaaagaaaaatgtcttccgattcttctgcccccgtaagttccgggagttcttctgcttcaaacccccaggcccctgtctctgcggacgaacccgcgttcggggcagggcctcgcccggttttcgcaccgggcgccattccttgttcgtcgactccggacgaacttctcctgataagggctcggtacggggttccttcaaagtacgacctggagcttcctggcccctctgaccgggccagcgctccccctcctggtcgcttttgtttgtaccaggaggcattccgtgccggactccggcttccgcttcctgtttttgttgccgccttctttcgtttcttagacatttctctcgcctctgtcgccccgaattcctttaggtttttgatagggtttctctctctctgtcatatagccgaggtccagccttccctctccctgttcagacatttctacaccttcaaacgccatccttcagcgaaggactggtggtacttctccccctagttcggtaagaaggggttgctgaagggcgccccttcttcgattcacaactggaagggaaaatttctcttcatttactgtccgaccctggaactgggcctgcccccttgggggtctctgagggattccgtccgccgggctcccagcctgggagaggacgatcttcaggccgcccagaagctcctgagctaccccgctccttcccttccaaacctactgagggagcagcttcttttcaacatcggcctgagccctcaggatccagcaagtatatatctttccttttcttgtcttcttcttttctctctttctttctttctccttttccttcttttctctttctcttttttctttcttcttcctctttttttttttgactctggactgatcggtgccgctttttccttcttcttcttttttttttttttttttttagcaatggacgccgaagccacacggatgctcgccaaggccatgagagcccagaaaaggaagggcgcggcgACTTCTGGCtcggtgaagagggccagggtggaagagacgagcttggctgcgcccgtccaggcgaccccggcaatcgacattccttcggatgctgagccagcggccccccgggctccctcaaggagcccgtcgatcggggtccccattccggaggtccgccccgcggaggcgcccgccgcggggaggaggagaaaatcggtggcccgcaggccaaGTAGCCATCGAGCCaccgcagacgagtccgtctgctccgaggggggatcggagaaccccttcaacgacaaggctctgatccgtcggctgctcgatggttgtattctgtccgatgtcgtggagaggatcgaccgtgccgatcccgagcagcgggcctgggacaccttggggtcctttcttgaagtaagcggatttttatttgcacagttgctcggtctttgttgtaattctccatctgtccttgcagatcgggcaccagctcttcgcctatgtcgaggcgtcgggccgcatgagaagggaccttcttcgggcggaggagcgttgccaagacgaggttgctcgtcttcaagcgaagacggccgaggtggccgccctccgggaggccttggagagagagagacaagattgggaagaggaaagacgagcccgggaggaggagaggcgaagcttggaggagtcggcaaggaaggcggaggccgaggtcgcccatctggccgagcaaactccggttctggtctcggaggccaggacccttgcggtggaggagttcaagacctccacggagatgagggagctgaacgttcagttcggcctggaggcgttcaccaaggggttcgagctctgccgagagagggtggccagcagataccccgaccttgatctcggctttttggaggagtctgacgacgaggccgccccttcgtccgccgctgccgcagttgcaccccccgcgccgggctctccaccccctgcccccgaggtctgagacctccgatcttgtatctttcttttgtcgccatatttcctttccgcttgtcttcaaaattaatcaataaagttgaatttcttattgtggatggtctttccttccccctgctccttctttcctgcctttcttctcgtaatgagctggtctttgacgtttgcattttTCGATGGCAGCACCCcgtcgaagcactccccttgcccctgggggtcccgctgaagtcgactatccaacggctcaaaaaggaggtcctccacctgacgaagaagttgaaaaagtcggaggacgagctccgcaggtcgaaaaaatgctattccgaggccgccgctgaggccgcccacttcaggagtctccaagtgaaggcaatcatggactacagccggaggaaggcgaacttcgcaaaggagctcgaggaatgcacgaagagcaccagcgaccgaacttggactCAAGAAGTCAGGAtaagcgcccttaaggtggagctggcagctgcgaagaggaggatcggccagctggaagggaactcatcccggctcacagcacgggatgagcagatatggtcacaaaaggtttccgacctccagaagcagctccaagatgctgaggtgggccacgatgtgcagcgggccagctggcgccgacaggtagaagaGTATAAAGGAAGATTCCGTCAAGCGGCGGATGAGGTCGTtcgtcttcagaggcagttggtcactagggcgcagcttgctaacgcccaagataccgaagagctccaagccctgagagacactgtcgaagggatttctgtctcccttggggagaagacagccgagctgcaacaagtaaaaatccaactggggcttgagcggaaggccgtcgcggacgcagaggcggagtctgaagttttgcagaagtggcatcgggaagcggaggctgagagccggcgacttcgtcaggcgctccaggatatgctgcaaaagaaggaagaactagaggaaacagtgggtagcctgaggcagtcctggttgggggatggaggtgatcaccctaggttagagggagcaggacctctttaaagttcttttgtagtcaccccctttttgtagctgccccccccttctctttttttttttttttttttgtcgttttgtccctctttctctggccgtcttggccctgtagtacatatatcgaaaatgaggaaaaagcacTTCGTGTTACCTTGTCTGCGCGTAGCACCGACATTGTCGtttgttgaccctttctcgttgtttggcctgttcggcttagaggtcgtcgtgggaaggggctcttcccttccatccgacctcgtcatgtggccaagtctcgccaccatttttaacccttgccggcgaagtagcggatggagcctggctttcttaggagcccgggcgaagtctttcttggcggcggaacccggttctcgtaggagtccgggcggagcttccctggcggcggaacccggctcccgtaggagtccgggcgaagcttaccttggtggcggaacccggctcccgtaggagtccgggcagagcttaccttggtggcggaacccggctcccgtaggagtccgggcggagcttaccttggcggcggaacccagctcccgtaggagtccgggcgaagcttactttggggcggaacccggctcccataggagtccgggcggagcttaccttggcggcggaacccggctcccgtaggagtccgggcggagcttaccttggcggcggaacccggctcccgtaggattccgggcgaagcttccctggcggcggaacccggctcccgtaggagtccgagcgaagcttccctggcggcggaacccggctcccgtaggagtccgggcggagctttccttTGTCgtggaaacccggctcccgtaggagtccgggcggagcttaccttccactttgctcttgtcaggacgaggttctcctcctgttcctgtcagggccgtgggggcacgttagggcgttgtaaggcctctcccccatccagtctaaaagaaccgggccttcgactttgctcaagttagggcgaggttctcctcctgtccctaacagggctgtgggggcacgttagggcgttgtaaggcctctccccccatccggtctaaaagaatcgggccttcgactttgctcaagttagggcgaggttctcctcctgtccctaacagggctgtgggggcacatcagggcattgtaaggcctctccccccatccggtctaaaagaaccgggcctttgactttgctcaagttagggcgaggttctcctcctgtccctaacagggctgtgggggcacattagggcgttgtaaggcctctccccccatccggtctaaaagaaccgggcctttgactttgctaatgtcaggacgagattctcctcttgttcccgacatggccgttgtttttggaggggtcatacccagtcataatacatccgcgttaagtaggaggagcgcgttagctagaaagaaaagtagattcaaaacgaaatagtaagcaatacatttacagttctcccgctcctccttgaggccctccggcgatggagtcgatggtcccgataggaggccggtccccgggctgctcctcccttttctgcagttcggacggtgggagggctcttggccggtctcctctaccctcaggccgacggcggatgaatctgtcgagccgaccccgccggatgagctcctcgatctcgtcctggagctagatgcactcttcggtgtcgtggccatggtcgcgatggtagaggcagaacttgttggggttgcgcttcccggggtgcgtgcgcatcctctccggcctagggagtagctccctgacctccatcagtacctgggccttcgaggcgttgaggggggcgtagttgcggaacttccctggtggggaaccccgccaaaacctgttgtccgggctcctctgcctgcgtgcccgggggggagtatgggcgcgcttatacccaggaggggatcgggagcgaggccgggcttcctttggcctcttctcaactgcgagcttaccagaatttcccgcctggcgctccctcgcagtctcttcatctttcattttgaaggcctcttccgctcgggcgtatccttcagcccgagccagcagatcagcgaaatccctgaggtacttcttctccagggagtataagaggtcattcttctgaaggccacctttcagggcggccatggcaaccgactggtccaagttccggacttccaacgccgcgatgttgaagcggttgatgtaggcccgtatggactccccttccctctgcttgatgttgatgagggactccgaaccttttcggggacgtcggctgctgacaaaatgggccacgaattggtggctcatttgatcaaaggagaatacggtacccggcttcagagctgagtaccagtttcttgctgctcccttcaaggtagacggaaaagcccggcacaagatggcgtcaggggcaccgtggagcagcatcatcattcgaaaggcctccagatgatcgatcgggtccgacgtcccgtcgtagctttcgaactgaggaagcttgaaattcggcgagatcggttcctgcataatcatttgggagaagggagggtcagtgcagatatcctcaccgtaagcgggaggcgcatggcggagttcttcgatccgccggttcatctcctggagcctccggtccaggaaatcctctcgacttcgagtctcgagggtcctttggcagaacgggggctgggatctcccaggggtggagtcgtggtccgattgagggctctccacccttggattcgccttcccgggaaggacggggcggctggcccaggtggcccgccccaccgtcgggttctggcattccggagatgtcCCTTTCggatgcaccgacgcctgcggcggctgctgctgcattgcctgtacggcctcgacgaggcctttgacctgctgtgccagcaagtcaaactgctccgcgccgaccgccgtcgccggagggggaggaggagctggctgagaaacgggaggggaggccggagcctgagatctggccgcggaggccgtggaccgccgggtggacgccctgcgcggaggcatcgggtgtcgatctcgcgggggaggattaggagtagatgacggagagatggccggagacggctccgttgagcgctccttcaagaacaagggtgctgcgaagacacagccccttcctctagcgccaatcctgttggtgcaaaaatctgcctgcgccggagaagctggagttggggaagccgcggtcgccgccgaaacctgcaaaggaagtctaaaccggaggtggggttgctccggcaagaccctccgacgctcaagtcagttctctgcctcaacaagaatggagtgctcgaacggaaaatttagcagagttttgagataaggcaaaagagcttaaagaataacgtatctgagtccccccttttataggcgggggaggcaacggactgatggcgacgtttgtaaccgcctggtagtgggccgcccatggtcaggggaattgattgcgaaatataatggagcagatacgtgggcatcatctcgactcgccacgtggaatctgttatgaggggtggagcagcgcccgtcgtcaggagaatcacaTGGTattcgtcgcaggaggtggagcaagttcgtggccgtcactgtggcctgccaggggatgtggagctgtgcggagtccgccacaggaagtggagcagggcggctatggctactgcggcttgtcagggaatgatggtaccgcacggaatccgccacaggaagtggagcagggtcgtggcctgtcaggaggcgtggatctgtcgattggagctcggtaacggccggagcccggtttctattgaggtccgggtgaggccctcctggcggtaggggtcgtgaacggagcccggctcccgtaggagtccgggcggagctgcactgcaaacaaagttaagggtggactccggctctgataggagtccggattgagcttaccagcagttgatactgagagcggagcccggctcccgtgggagtccgggcggagctgcgctgatgtcgacagtggagcccggctcccgtaggagtccgggcggagctgcacttgctgacggcggtggagcccggcttccgtaggagtccggacggagctgcacttgctgtcagcggttccgtcgtgggttccggctgtggatattttatacccaacagcaaaCAAAGAAAAGAAGCGAAGGGCACTTTCATCCAGTAGTTCACAGCATATCAAATATTTCCAGTGCAATAAAACATGACCAGAGATGACAGAAAGTTCTAAGAAGCAAAATGCCAAAAATTTCAAGATTTTCTAATCCATTGctccataaatatattttttatttttatcagaaACAAACTTTTAGCGCCAGACAATTTAATTTCAATAGACGATAGATACACAAGGGGGGTGACATAGGCTTGTGCACTAAATTAATGTGCatgtagatttttaattagatataatataattactaattatatcaaatagaagTCGTAGAAGGGGGTGAGGGCCGAATTCCGAGAGGCAACAAAAATATTGCAAGTTGAAATAAAGAACCAAATGGAGTCATGGACCATGGTCAGTTTATTATTAgcataaaagtaaaagaaaaataatttttgtttcaaaaagaaaaatctattttttggAAAATGTCACAAACAAAATAACAGATACTGTCATGCGTCTGgattcaaaaatcttaaattccACTTCTAATTAATGATGGCTagaataaagaataaaaaattgcTTAAGTAATCAAAATAAAACACTAAAAAAGTCAATCAATTGATGTGGTGTAATGTCGTGGCCGCTTTTGAATTTGCACCGTGAAGCATGCCACTAAATGAAGCAAAATTAGTGCAAGACACCGGAGTGatctttttgaataatttttctgAATTGCCATCGCATTTTATCCTAAAGAGTATTTTATTTGGCACACAAGACGTACTAAGACCAAGACCCGTAACTACTTGGCTCCATTAATTTTTTCATGCAGTCCAGCACGCTCCTATCAAATTTCTGATCTCACAAGCCTACCACTTGTATTTTTTAAATGAACCTAGCACGcatattagaaaaaattaaataactatcaAAGGATTATGGTTCCCCTTCTCTTGTCCCTTGGTATTCGTGAACAAAATTATATTGCTGTTGAAGCTCATGGTTTCCTTGTCCATATATTGCTCTCTTTTGAGCTTGTAAGCGGCCAATttcttaatcatatatatatataactatattTTCTTTAAATACACAATATCATGTAAATTAAAACTGACAGTGGTGGGTTTCTTTCTCACTGCTTTGATCTAATTGAGAGAAGAAAATACGTAGCTTGGAATGCCTATTAAGGCTTGTCCAAATGATCATATCTTTCTGTACTTAATAAGcagaaattttttattctaaataaaATAAGTACTATACGGATGAATCATTTTCttcgaagaaagaagaaaagaaaacttgatttaagattttcttcCAGCTCTGCTGTTGATATGATCCACCTAACATGATCAAAGGCCATATCTGAGCTCCCATGCACCAATGTACTGATAGATCATGACCATGTATCTACCAAGAAGCAGATCGAAATTAATGCATTGATGACCATGATATTATTAAAATAGTGTTCAGTCCATTCTTCAAAACTACTAGTATAAAGAAAATAGATAATTAAGACATCGAATACTGGCCGGAGAAAAGGAAACTCCAGAGGGTGACGCACAGGAGATCAAGGGACCGTGGCCCGGTTCGTCGACCGCCGGTCGCGGACAAGGAAGAAGGAGCGGTTCTTGAAGGCGATGTCGTACATGTGGATGGAGCGGAGGTCGGCGAACCGGCGGGGAAGGGAGATGAGGTCCGGCGAGGCGGCGCCCCGGTGGTACTGGATAAGCTCCGGCCGCCCCGCTTGGTACCGCACCCACCCCAGCTCCCCAAGCCGGCGCTCCAGCTCCTCGTGCGAACCCACCAGCTCCCCCGTGGGCGCGTAAACCAGCTCGCTCCTCCTCCCCCCTCCGCCACCGCCAGCGGAAGCGGGGGCGCTCTCGAAGCTCTCCCTCGTGGGGTTCTCTATCCGCCGCGCCACTCCGTTCTTGAACACCCACACCCCCGACATCGATCGCCGTCGTCTCCCTCTCCTTCGCTTGGGCAGCAAGTGGGTGGTGGGTATTTATAGGTCCCTTCCCGAGATCAAGTGTATGCGTGGTGACTTGTCATTGGAAGCTAAACACGTAATAGCGCTGAGAGGGAAAGAGGAGAGATCTGATTTTAACGGGATTCttgttttacaaaaaaaaaaaaaaaactttggggCCCAATCATGATCACCAAGAAAAAACTCCGTTGCCACGTTTCGTGCAACGTTTGGTGCGTATCGTGCGACGCAGTGCCACTGATTTGACGAGAGGATGAGGTGGTACAATGCGACGTACAATCATTGGTCGCGCCCCTGTTGGTGCAGGCGGCCGCCCATTGGTCGTCCGTGTCCGGGGACCGGTTCACAAGCGGGGAACCCATCTGTTGACACGTTCAACGTGTGTACGGTTCTCCATTTATTTGCTTTCGacggttttttttttctttctcctttcttttaatttgaaatttattaaaTCAAGCTAATGAAAATACATCCACATAGAtcgaaaaataaaatctataaaaatgtgAAGAAATTTGATGCCCTCGTTACATACaataaaaacaagaaaaaaattaaaaaaaatatttcatacaaAATAGAACTTTAATTTCAATGGATCAAGGGCATTGTCCCTTCTTTGCTACGTGCGAGCACCGAATTAGTCTTTGCTACAtgctacatacaaaataaaactTTCATACAAAATTAGTCTTTATTGTTGACAATTTGGAACCATTGGCAGCAAGTTGTTTGCAAGTAGATTAACATGGACTTTgggcccccccccccccaaccaaaaaatcaaaaaaaaaaagaaaaaaaaaatagagattaacATGAATTTTGTAGTTTTTAGATCATGAGGGATAATTTTTGACtcgattttaaaatctattaaccATAATTTAAAACGAGCCATCACCATTTAAGATGGTAGTTCTTGAGTTGCATGTATcacatatactaataggttaaacATGTCTGATGTGGTTACGTGTCAAGAGTGACGGACCTTCTCTTCTCCACCGCACGTGAGATATTGTCCGCTCTGAGACAGCGTGTGCCCGCTACAGGGAACCACAATCACTGCCCCTCACAGGTTTGCCCCACAAAAGGTGCCTCACGTGAGCAAGAGAGAGTCCGTACTTTTAAGCAGTAGACACTACCGATATGAGACTTTCGAGGCTCGACCTCCCGATGCCCGACCCACAACACAGCCCCCCCAGTCAAGAGGGTCAACTGCGTGTGGGATCGGGGATGGGTTCCCCTTCCTGGCGCTCCATGATGTGGTTACATGCCAAGATTGACGGACCTTCCCCCCTCCATCTTCTCCCTTCCACCGcatatgaggtattgtccgctctgagaCAGCGTGTGCCCGCTACAGGGAACCACAATCGCTGTCCCTCACGGATTTACTCCACAAAAGATATCTCATGTGGACAAGAGGGAGTCCTTATTTTTAAGCAGTAGATACTCTTGACTGCAACCGATATGAGATTTTCGAGGCTCGGCCTCCCAATGCTCGATCCACAATAATGTCAAACAGGTAACTTAAAAACACGTCATCACAGACTTCACCCAACCCAACCTGTTTGTTATGGGTTACAGATAGAATCCTATGAGTTGTTTATTAAACAGTGTTTCTAGGTACCAATGACTGTTGTGAGTGCCATGTTTTAACTCAATGTCACCCCTAGCTAGCCACAATTCCCAAAGGCTGTTAGCATATTGTAGAACGTAGGAACGATGGCCATGAATAAGTTTATCTGTTGTCTTTATATTTAGTAACTTCCAATTATCTTCAAAAATGTATTTAGTAGCCTTAATTCTTTagcaaatatattttatattacatTGGTGCAATATATTTTGTGTAGACGAGCCACTAAATCCTGATATCTGGCTCTTGCCTGGTCATGTTCACCACTCTGATATCTGTTATAAGGTTATAAATGTTTTTGGATTTACTGAaccgagaaattttttttcaagaattatGTATCTTTGCTCTTTGCATATATCTCACCAATAAAGACATACAATAACTACTGTTGCAGCCAGCTCTCCATCGCCTATCATCGGAAACGAACTCCTGCAAAACAGCATCCACGCAGATCGAATTTgtatccgacggagaccctccgatgcctaagtcagagagGTAAGTAGAtgaacaggagttgaatgtaaGCAGTAGCAGAGTTTTGGTCCAGAGTTGGCTTACTGGTCCTGTTTTCCttaccccttttatagatgagattttcATAACCGTCGGATGTGATCCCGtattttatggcgctaaatcatCGGACCATAATCACGTAGTGAATCGTTAATTCTCACTGATCACGCCGTGATATGCGGTCGGTAACTTGTTGTGATGTTTATAATATATCTGAGTTGACTGATcaaccatatgtcggtagaaccAGCCATATTCGGTAGAATCTATGAGCGACCGTCGGCTAGTAGCTCTGTTATACAGATGATCTAAGTCGTCCGTTATCGATcggtagtagtcgaatcattagtcggtcagccgGCAATAGGTTGGTACGGTTCGCTCAGTTGGTCGATGAAGAGTCGAAACTGCATATTCAGCCGATGTCGTATGTCCGATCGATCGATTGTTGTTGAATCGAAGTTGATAGTCGGTTGACTTGA contains these protein-coding regions:
- the LOC105045655 gene encoding flowering-promoting factor 1-like protein 3; its protein translation is MSGVWVFKNGVARRIENPTRESFESAPASAGGGGGGRRSELVYAPTGELVGSHEELERRLGELGWVRYQAGRPELIQYHRGAASPDLISLPRRFADLRSIHMYDIAFKNRSFFLVRDRRSTNRATVP